Proteins encoded within one genomic window of Scheffersomyces stipitis CBS 6054 chromosome 3, complete sequence:
- a CDS encoding predicted protein (go_component COPII vesicle coat~go_function protein binding~go_process intracellular protein transport): protein MDFETREEIDGVRLSFSCIPKSRLQHQRNVVPLGAMYTPLNNKSNIQVLPKEEMLACRQCRAIANPFVTVNNEIWTCPFCGFTNRLVLNQIDPDTNNYVLPPALHETSSTVEYQTGRLSSLPPIFFYVVDTCFVADDVEEFQSLKESLIISLSLLPENALVGLITFGKHVQIHDLLSNDNRAYTFNGSKEYTLDQLSKSLGLLAPGLNIHHSRQAHGSGVDDILGTIGRKFLQPVNIVEYQLTNIIENLATNTFPHSKFKERPERATGAALNTASLLLNALLGDHIKTTGGHLLCFIGGACTSGYGKIVDNLLKEPMRSHHDIEKAQQSTLPSAPTTSTKTKVDTSLFKSARTFYKKITSNLVSMGLSCNFFIGSYDQVGLYEMDEICYKTGGVVVMSDSFSTAIFKQSFIKFFKKQDEDNSEYLDMGFNATLEVRATSDLKVEGLIGNATALPVRKDNPFAEKTVSQTVLGEGSTNSWKLCNVNPQSTYALYFEKLDSGFTSFAFVQFLFHYQHASGEMRLRVTTVPLSIIPDSDIVNLERGFDQEAALVLLARDAINKMQPDNTNAKNKPIITQLAVVKNLDKNLVDFCTRFSVFTPGILESFRLSSSYALLPQFLYHLRRSPFINVFNNSPDETSFVRHVFMHEDVNNSLIMIQPTLLSYDIDTFGAVDETTGLVITEPEPVLLDSLSLGHSKILLLDTFFHILIHHGKKVAEWRKAGYHEQPEYVHFKEFLEAPKKEAMEILMDRFPLPRFIDCDEGGSQARFLMAKLNPSTSYATNPNHLFGFGDRFDVFTDDTSLQSFMEHIQRIVTAQK, encoded by the coding sequence ATGGACTTTGAAACCAGGGAAGAAATAGACGGAGTTCGTCTCTCATTCAGCTGTATTCCCAAGCTGAGACTCCAGCACCAGCGCAATGTCGTGCCCTTGGGAGCCATGTATACTCCgctcaacaacaagtccaACATCCAGGTGTTACCCAAAGAGGAAATGCTAGCCTGTCGCCAATGTCGGGCTATAGCCAACCCGTTTGTCACAGTCAACAATGAAATATGGACTTGTCCTTTCTGTGGCTTCACCAATAGACTAGTCTTGAACCAGATCGATCCGGACACCAACAACTACGTCCTTCCTCCGGCCTTACACGAGACAAGCTCCACTGTGGAATACCAGACAGGAAGGCTTAGTTCTTTGCCaccaatcttcttctatgtCGTAGATACATGTTTTGTTGCGGATGATGTTGAGGAGTTCCAGTCACTCAAGGAGTCGTTGATCATTTCGCTCAGTCTTCTCCCCGAAAATGCATTGGTGGGTTTGATCACTTTCGGCAAACATGTACAGATCCACGACTTGCTTTCCAACGATAACCGAGCCTATACATTCAACGGCTCGAAGGAGTACACCTTGGACCAGCTTCTGAAGAGTCTAGGCTTGCTCGCGCCTGGACTTAATATCCATCACAGCAGACAGGCCCACGGCTCGGGCGTAGACGACATCCTTGGTACTATTGGCCGAAAGTTCTTACAACCAGTCAACATTGTAGAGTACCAGTTGACGAACATAATCGAGAACTTGGCTACTAATACATTCCCCCattccaagttcaaagaAAGACCAGAGAGAGCTACCGGCGCTGCATTGAATACAGCTTCTCTTTTGCTCAATGCCTTGCTAGGAGATCATATCAAAACTACTGGGGGGCATCTTCTCTGTTTTATTGGCGGTGCCTGTACTTCTGGATATGGAAAGATTGTAGATAATCTCTTGAAAGAGCCAATGAGATCACACCATGATATCGAGAAGGCCCAGCAGTCAACTTTGCCCTCTGCACCTACCACATCGACCAAAACCAAGGTGGACACGTCTTTATTCAAGTCGGCTAGAACtttctacaagaaaatcacCCTGAACTTGGTGTCCATGGGTTTGAGCTGTAACTTCTTTATTGGAAGTTATGACCAAGTTGGTCTCTACGAAATGGACGAGATCTGCTACAAGACTGGAGGTGTAGTAGTCATGAGTGACTCCTTCAGTACAGCTATATTCAAGCAGAGTTTTAttaagttcttcaagaaacaggATGAAGACAACTCAGAGTATTTGGATATGGGTTTCAATGCCACCTTGGAAGTGAGAGCTACCTCCGACCTCAAGGTTGAAGGTCTCATTGGTAATGCCACAGCTTTACCAGTTAGAAAGGATAATCCTTTTGCAGAGAAAACTGTGTCCCAAACTGTCCTTGGGGAAGGGTCTACCAACTCCTGGAAGCTCTGTAATGTGAACCCTCAATCTACTTATGCATTGTACTTTGAGAAATTGGACTCAGGTTTCACCAGTTTTGCATTTGTCCAATTTCTCTTTCACTATCAACATGCATCGGGTGAAATGAGATTGAGAGTAACCACAGTTCCGCTTTCAATTATCCCGGATTCTGATATTGTGAATTTGGAACGTGGTTTTGATCAGGAAGCAGCCCTTGTCTTGCTCGCAAGAGATGCCATTAATAAGATGCAGCCAGACAATACCAATGCAAAGAATAAACCAATCATCACTCAGTTAGCTGTggtcaagaacttggacaagaacttggtgGATTTCTGTACTAGGTTCTCTGTTTTTACACCGGGAATCTTGGAGTCGTTCAGACTTTCGTCCTCATACGCTTTGTTACCTCAGTTCTTGTATCATTTGAGGAGATCTCCATTCATAAATgtgttcaacaactctcCGGATGAAACAAGTTTTGTCAGACATGTGTTTATGCATGAAGATGTCAATAACTCGTTGATCATGATCCAACCGACTCTTTTGTCATATGATATAGATACTTTTGGAGCTGTTGATGAAACTACGGGTTTAGTCATTACGGAGCCAGAGCCCGTATTGTTGGATTCGTTGTCGTTGGGGCATTCCAAGATCCTATTGTTGGATACCTTCTTCCATATCCTTATTCACCACGGTAAAAAGGTTGCTGAATGGAGAAAGGCTGGATATCATGAACAGCCGGAGTACGTTCATTTCAAGGAGTTCTTGGAGGCTCCAAAGAAGGAGGCTATGGAAATCTTGATGGATAGATTCCCGCTTCCACGTTTTATTGATTGCGACGAAGGTGGATCTCAAGCCAGATTCCTTATGGCCAAGTTAAATCCATCTACTAGTTATGCCACTAATCCTAACCATCTCTTTGGGTTTGGAGACAGATTTGATGTTTTCACAGACGATACCAGTTTGCAGCTGTTTATGGAACATATACAACGAATAGTTACAGCTCAGAAATAA
- the MSK1 gene encoding mitochondrial lysine-tRNA synthetase (Lysyl-tRNA synthetase, mitochondrial precursor (Lysine--tRNA ligase) (LysRS)~go_component cytoplasm~go_function tRNA ligase activity; ATP binding; nucleic acid binding~go_process tRNA aminoacylation for protein translation) — SDIKSAEALDYQNRKDIIASDPSSSYPTIRNARANVSSQAETIRIPSFRSKFEDVDFSQYENNRFPGQTFIVEGKIESIRKSGKAMYFIDIRQDGQQLQVMASNKSMGISVGEFNTAHQSLKKGDFIMCHGFASVTKVGELTIKVDAPLTLLSPCLNAIPNRLVDRKNINAQRVLNYLVNRDSQTPILVKSYIIQAIRSFLLQNNFLEVNTPILSGAGTGANAKPFATVAHSISTTDAKEAAVQLRVAPELWLKKLVIGGFEKIFEIGSNFRNEGIDSTHNPEFTSCEFYQSFTSLPELMQMTENMFKYIHEDLIVRAAKLQSITSNLDALDSFTRPFPKYEFVPTLESKTGIPLPQELTSSNMIEYYQKLNLPVPDNKSPANLLDNISGIYLESISNEFENVPVFIYNQPAVLSPLAKSADVTYDGGRTYDISLRFELFINGKEYVNAYEEENSPFDQLAKFKLQQEARDEFKDEEMLIPDLEYIKAMEYGLPPTGGWGCGIDRLAMLFAGVDRIDSVLPFGNLRDVKKQ, encoded by the coding sequence TCAGACATTAAATCCGCTGAAGCGCTTGACTATCAAAACAGAAAAGATATTATAGCATCTGACCCTTCCTCATCTTATCCTACAATTCGTAATGCTCGAGCAAATGTAAGTTCGCAGGCTGAGACTATCAGAATTCCAAGCTTCAGATCGAAgtttgaagatgtagatTTCTCCCAGTATGAGAATAACCGCTTTCCAGGCCAGACATTCATAGTCGAGGGTAAGATCGAATCGATCCGAAAATCGGGAAAAGCAATGTATTTTATCGATATTCGACAAGATGgacaacaacttcaagtcatGGCCAGCAACAAAAGCATGGGAATCAGTGTTGGAGAGTTCAATACTGCCCATCAATCACTAAAGAAAGGCGATTTCATAATGTGCCATGGTTTTGCTTCAGTGACCAAAGTTGGGGAGTTGACAATTAAAGTCGATGCTCCATTGACATTATTGAGTCCATGTTTGAATGCTATTCCGAATAGACTTGTGGATAGAAAGAATATAAATGCCCAGCGTGTTTTGAACTACTTGGTAAACCGAGATTCTCAGACACCTATTCTTGTCAAGTCTTATATTATCCAGGCCATCAGATCTTTCCTTCTCCAAAATAATTTCTTAGAAGTGAATACGCCCATATTGAGTGGAGCGGGTACTGGAGCCAATGCGAAGCCCTTTGCCACAGTAGCACATTCTATTTCAACAACCGATGCAAAAGAGGCTGCAGTTCAATTACGAGTAGCACCAGAATTGtggttgaagaaattggtCATTGGGGGCTTCGAAAAGATATTTGAGATCGGAAGCAATTTCAGAAACGAAGGCATAGATTCAACCCATAACCCTGAATTCACCAGTTGTGAATTCTACCAATCATTCACCAGTTTACCAGAATTGATGCAAATGACAGAAAACATGTTCAAATACATCCACGAAGATTTGATTGTAAGGGCGGCTAAATTACAAAGCATTACTTCTAATTTGGATGCGTTGGATTCCTTCACTCGCCCATTCCCCAAGTATGAGTTTGTACCAACTTTAGAATCGAAGACTGGGATACCGCTTCCCCAGGagttgacatcttcaaacaTGATAGAGTATtaccagaagttgaacctACCAGTTCCTGATAATAAATCTCCAgcaaatcttcttgataatATTTCTGGCATCTATTTGGAATCTATCTCtaatgaatttgaaaatgtGCCTGTGTTCATATATAACCAGCCGGCAGTTTTATCTCCATTGGCTAAATCGGCTGATGTCACATACGATGGCGGTCGTACGTACGATATTTCCTTGCGATTTGAATTATTTATCAATGGAAAAGAGTATGTAAATGCatacgaagaagagaattcaCCGTTTGACCAGCTTGCTAAGTTCAAGTTGCAACAGGAGGCTCGTGATGAGTTCAAAGACGAGGAGATGTTGATCCCTGACTTGGAGTACATCAAGGCTATGGAGTATGGTTTGCCTCCTACTGGAGGATGGGGTTGTGGCATTGATAGATTGGCAATGTTGTTTGCTGGAGTGGATAGAATCGACTCTGTTCTTCCTTTCGGAAATTTGAGAGATGTCAAGAAGCAATGA
- a CDS encoding Dihydrodipicolinate synthase, producing the protein MTFNNSFVIPKGIFTPIPTYFKDDGSYSLDLETQVKHAKMLYESGINGLVVSGSMGEASNMTMKERCSVLKAIREAIPDSNFKLIAGMPPSNYSDIIEESQIASDLGANFIIVLVPGYFGTKLVTQQGIIDYFKIVADGSSLPIMIYNYPGVVNGVDIEVSTFEELAKHPFIVGVKLTHFNLDTYTLLGKNPILSANNFTPFTGLGQVLVPALSVNIKGAIDGLSGIFPKTMLKLLKLYESGKFEQAADLQYLVTRANMMIGEFNVYGVKYTLKQIYDLGDCITGRPPLSTNIDTEKYKKYQNDIDLLLKYENSL; encoded by the coding sequence ATGACTTTCAATAATAGCTTTGTTATTCCAAAGGGTATTTTCACCCCAATCCCAACTTACTTTAAGGATGATGGCTCGTATTCCTTGGATTTAGAAACACAAGTCAAACATGCCAAAATGTTGTACGAATCTGGTATCAACGGACTTGttgtttctggatcaaTGGGAGAAGCTTCTAATATGACAATGAAAGAAAGATGTTCTGTTTTAAAGGCAATCAGAGAAGCAATTCCAGACTCAAACTTTAAACTTATAGCTGGAATGCCTCCATCCAACTACCTGGACATCATTGAAGAGTCACAAATTGCAAGTGATTTAGGGGCCAACTTTATTATTGTGTTGGTTCCAGGTTATTTTGGAACTAAGTTAGTCACTCAACAAGGAATTATTGATtatttcaaaattgttgCCGACGGAAGCAGTTTGCCAATAATGATCTATAACTATCCAGGTGTGGTCAATGGGgttgatattgaagttAGCACTTTTGAGGAGCTTGCAAAGCACCCATTTATTGTTGGTGTGAAATTGACTCACTTCAATTTAGATACATATACATTATTGGGTAAAAATCCAATATTACTGGCAAACAACTTTACTCCATTCACTGGCTTAGGACAGGTTCTTGTTCCAGCCCTTTCGGTTAATATCAAAGGTGCGATTGACGGATTATCTGGAATCTTTCCAAAAACCATGttgaagcttttgaaattgtatgAGAGCGGTAAATTTGAACAAGCAGCCGATTTACAATATCTTGTTACAAGAGCAAACATGATGATTGGTGAATTCAATGTCTATGGAGTTAAGTATACCCTCAAACAAATTTACGATTTGGGAGATTGTATCACTGGAAGACCTCCACTTAGTACCAATATTGATACTGAGAAATATaagaaatatcaaaacGATATTGACTTATTACTTAAATACGAAAACTCTTTATAA
- the ZAS1 gene encoding zf-C2H2 Zinc finger, C2H2 type (go_component nucleus~go_function nucleic acid binding; zinc ion binding), whose product MKVGERYVCDVPECGKSFSRSDHLSRHKFNHEPREIHTCSCPGCDKSFVRKDVKEKHELHHRRKIQKQKLKLAKKHTASDLTVNSSLVESTDKLEDVFENGDHEIVTNGNRSEEIQENRSKIDQLGYATTQQHRQSQHTNHAIGEGNNSLSAHVAVADRFYPIVDHKHHSESENLSYSTEHSLLPIDLTQWLFNDNDFLNQKNVLSPFDTTLSGHTNANHMLEEAFCISPKFPQYSTQTFRGTVLIQKICGYIPQLHEFLLDTEQLRICLDIYWAVYHVQFPILHRPSFSADDVHPFLLLSMIMMGAGLMDVNDTTAMSIIPHPQKLADCIAVPLRWLISSSEEFGSPTRAWMIQSLVILESYEMLFSNRKLHERAYLHHGLKIQLLRRSALLGGDPLNRTSDETNLTEEKDIWKKWIEIESLKRAALVSFYLDTFHATIFGHEIVLFAHQIKLSMPCDDMLWEMSVIDNNNLPPQTETPRFIVALTKLLHQEQSEASSLSKKLLLAGLLTIKFQMEQKDLQMTFLDWKSVEESWKSTIYNAIEVWREAVGDCCDTRNAFYLPSTVESTNSVRSGLSVNDTKCKFPIYHLCQAFMRVKQYDMLIYAGSPRRMSVKTTERDYKVVEGRIKQWANTANGKISVLHCYILLNEILFNGEEQSVYDPDSDPILYRPNIVASSLFVIWVYNYSLYGPESLDQRYAKQNVVSEKEEGYAYISRIFSSLTKGTGQKSLDYKSLEKCAKVIDDIPNKHYLVGLLKLFKNKYILCRSEICREYAGLIENCILRSTGKEREAFT is encoded by the exons ATGAAAGTTGGAGAGAGGTACGTTTGCGACGTACCAGAGTGTGGGAAGTCATTCTCCAGATCCGACCACTTATCTCGACACAAATTTAACCATGAACCTCGTGAGATCCACACCTGTTCCTGTCCTGGTTGTGATAAGCTGTTTGTCAGAAAGGATGTAAAGGAAAAGCATGAATTACATcatagaagaaagattcagaaacagaaactaAAGTTGGCGAAGAAGCATACGGCATCTGATTTGACAGTCAATAGTAGTCTTGTTGAATCTACCGACAAACTAGAAGATGTATTCGAAAATGGCGATCATGAGATAGTCACCAATGGCAACAGAAGCGAGGAGATACAAGAAAACCGTTCAAAGATTGATCAATTGGGTTATGCAACAACACAACAACACCGGCAAAGTCAGCACACAAATCATGCAATAGGCGAAGGCAATAATAGCTTAAGTGCACATGTTGCAGTTGCAGATCGGTTCTATCCAATTGTCGATCATAAACATCATAGTGAAAGTGAAAACTTATCATATTCTA CCGAACATTCTCTATTACCCATCGATTTGACTCAGTGGCTCTTCAATGAtaatgatttcttgaaccaAAAAAACGTCTTGAGTCCCTTTGATACCACTTTGAGTGGACATACTAATGCTAACCACATGTTAGAAGAGGCTTTTTGTATATCACCTAAATTTCCACAGTATAGTACTCAGACTTTTAGAGGAACGGTGTTGATTCAAAAGATATGTGGTTATATTCCACAATTGCATGAATTTTTACTTGATACTGAGCAGTTACGCATATGTTTGGATATCTATTGGGCAGTTTACCATGTTCAGTTTCCAATATTACATAGGCCCTCATTTAGTGCCGATGATGTTCACCCATTTTTGCTATTAAGCATGATAATGATGGGTGCTGGTTTGATGGACGTAAATGACACCACCGCAATGTCCATCATCCCACATCCTCAGAAACTAGCTGATTGTATTGCAGTGCCTTTGAGATGGCTcatatcttcatcagaggAGTTCGGGCTGCCTACAAGGGCATGGATGATACAAAGCTTGGTCATATTAGAGTCCTATGAAATGTTGTTTTCCAATAGAAAATTGCATGAAAGAGCATACTTACATCATGGCCTCAAGATACAGTTATTGAGGAGAAGCGCATTATTGGGAGGAGACCCATTGAATAGAACCAGTGACGAGACTAACttgacagaagagaaagacatTTGGAAAAAATGGATTGAGATTGAGTCATTAAAGAGGGCTGCTCTCGTGTCTTTCTATTTAGACACCTTTCATGCTACTATTTTTGGGCATGAAATCGTATTGTTCGCCCATCAAATTAAATTGCTGATGCCTTGTGATGATATGTTGTGGGAAATGTCAGTAATAGACAATAATAACTTGCCACCACAGACTGAAACTCCAAGGTTCATTGTTGCATTGACCAAATTGCTTCACCAGGAACAATCAGAAGCAAGTTCACTAAGTAAAAAATTGCTTTTGGCAGGTTTGTTAACGATTAAATTTCAGATGGAACAAAAAGATCTTCAAATGACATTCTTGGATTGGAAatcagttgaagaatcGTGGAAATCGACAATATACAATGCTATAGAGGTGTGGAGGGAAGCAGTTGGAGACTGTTGTGATACTAGAAATGCTTTCTATTTACCTCTGACAGTAGAGTCTACGAATTCTGTTCGCTCTGGGTTATCTGTGAACGATACCAAATGTAAATTTCCTATCTATCACTTATGTCAGGCATTCATGAGGGTGAAGCAATATGATATGCTAATCTATGCTGGGTCACCTAGAAGAATGAGTGTCAAGACAACTGAAAGAGACTACAAAGTAGTAGAAGGAAGAATCAAGCAATGGGCTAATACTGCTAATGGGAAGATATCAGTTCTTCATTGTTACATATTGTTAAATGAAATATTGTtcaatggagaagaacaatCGGTTTACGACCCAGACTCTGATCCCATTCTCTACAGACCAAATATAGTGGCATCATCACTATTTGTTATTTGGGTTTACAACTATTCCCTATATGGACCAGAGTCATTGGATCAAAGATATGCAAAGCAGAACGTCGTAAgcgaaaaagaagaaggctaCGCTTATATCAGTAgaatattttcttcattgacCAAGGGTACGGGCCAGAAGTCATTGGACTATAAAAGTCTTGAAAAGTGTGCCAAAGTAATTGATGATATTCCGAATAAGCATTATTTGGTTGGGTTATTgaaattattcaaaaaCAAGTACATTCTTTGTAGGTCAGAGATCTGCCGAGAGTACGCCGGGCTAATTGAGAATTGTATTTTGAGAAGTACGGGAAAAGAAAGGGAAGCTTTTACATAA
- the GCY2 gene encoding aldo/keto reductase yields the protein MATSYKSSKVYKLNSGETIPALGLGTWQASADDVYKAVLFALKTGYRHIDSALAYGNEEPVGRAIRDSGIPRKEIFVTTKLAPIDALDPAGALDQSLKNLGLDYVDLYLMHWPVCLNKANKSHPGIPTLPNGKRDIVFDRDFTQTYADMQHLVESGKAKSIGVSNFSIKNLKKLFSSPDYKIVPTVNQVEIHPYLPQTELLEFCKKHDILLEAFSPLGSSNSPLLKDETIVKIAEKNQVSVATILISWAIWRGTVVLPKSVSDSRIESNFNVVDLSDEDGEELNNLHKVKGIKRFVSPNWDPIDVYGED from the exons ATGGCTACTTCTTATAA ATCATCAAAAGTTTACAAGCTCAATAGTGGTGAAACCATCCCAGCATTGGGACTTGGTACCTGGCAAGCCCTGGCCGATGACGTCTACAAAGCTGTTTTGTTTGCTCTCAAAACAGGTTACAGACACATCGATTCCGCTCTTGCTTACGGCAATGAAGAACCTGTTGGCCGTGCTATTAGAGATTCAGGAATcccaagaaaagaaatcttTGTAACAACTAAGTTGGCCCCCATTGATGCTCTTGATCCTGCTGGTGCCTTGGATCAATCCTTGAAAAACCTTGGTTTGGACTATGTTGACTTGTACTTGATGCATTGGCCAGTTTGTTTGAACAAGGCAAACAAGCTGCACCCAGGTATTCCAACATTACCTAACGGAAAGCGTGATATAGTGTTTGACCGCGATTTCACCCAAACATACGCCGACATGCAGCATTTGGTTGAATCAGGTAAAGCCAAGTCAATTGGAGTTTCTAACTTCTCTATtaaaaacttgaaaaagttgtttAGTTCGCCTGACTATAAGATCGTTCCTACGGTTAACCAGGTTGAGATACACCCATACTTGCCACAAACTGAGCTTCTTGAGTTCTGTAAGAAACATGATATTTTGTTGGAAGCTTTCAGTCCATTGGGCTCCTCCAATTCCCCATTATTGAAGGACGAAACTATTGTCAAAATTGCAGAAAAGAATCAGGTTTCGGTAGCTACAATTTTGATCTCTTGGGCTATCTGGAGAGGAACTGTTGTGTTGCCAAAGTCTGTCAGCgattcaagaattgaaagcAACTTCAATGTTGTCGATTTGTCGGACGAAgatggtgaagaattgaacaacttgcaCAAAGTCAAGGGTATCAAGAGATTCGTCAGTCCTAACTGGGATCCAATTGACGTCTACGGTGAAGATTAG
- the MFS5 gene encoding hexose transporter (probable hexose transporter~go_component integral to membrane~go_function transporter activity~go_process transport) yields MIGTKDIKENNIITVSSKGYENGSLGQEEQRVLTLEDVTPKLDKWWFQYPHLLKLNVLLGCASLAQVTLGYDGSMMGNLQTLPSWSAYFNKPHGQILSTMTNGITIGAMAVTPFLTASGDRMKRKHVLAGAILLTILGAALQSASVNFGMFLAARMILGFGSGGMQVSAAPLLAETAYPSQRPILTSMLQAAFPVGSFMAALFTWGPYQSSMKYNNWSWRLPSLLQAVVPLIQLVLVYFCPESPRWLIAHGKEDEAFEILTKYHAGGDRNSELVKFEMAEISAAISREKIGKKVSWLTWFSSKANMHRLFITLALPSILQLCGSSLIAYYFSIVLQDIGITEPSDKLKINIGLTLFGGVCALVFAIYSAKWRRKVVMQVSLGGMCIIFIIWIVLADINEKTQFKNKALGRGIIALLYFDMGFYHAFSPIGNTYVMEIVPYTLRGKASILYSLASQVWIFFNNYVNNLGMDSIGWKYYIVYCILLFTHMVVIQFTFPETRGLGLEEVAKIFGEDISDLMFKAQQAIVEPESPTKRKAEVEHIEDTKSKTSET; encoded by the coding sequence ATGATTGGAACAAAAGATATTAAAGAAAATAACATTATAACAGTCAGCTCTAAAGGCTATGAGAATGGCTCACTTGggcaagaagaacaaagagTTCTTACTTTGGAAGACGTCACCCCAAAATTAGACAAATGGTGGTTCCAGTACCCTCATTTGTTAAAATTGAACGTATTGTTAGGATGTGCGCTGCTTGCTCAGGTTACTTTAGGTTATGATGGTAGTATGATGGGTAATTTGCAAACATTACCAAGTTGGTCAGCATATTTCAATAAACCACATGGTCAAATTTTGAGTACTATGACGAATGGTATCACCATTGGAGCAATGGCTGTTACTCCATTTTTGACTGCTAGTGGTGACagaatgaaaagaaaacatGTACTTGCAGGTGCAATTCTATTGACTATTCTTGGTGCTGCATTGCAGTCTGCTTCAGTTAATTTTGGTATGTTTCTCGCTGCACGTATGATTCTTGGTTTTGGTTCTGGTGGAATGCAAGTTTCTGCTGCTCCATTGTTGGCAGAGACAGCTTACCCATCTCAGAGACCTATTTTGACAAGTATGTTGCAGGCTGCCTTTCCAGTAGGTTCATTCATGGCAGCACTTTTTACTTGGGGTCCTTATCAATCTAGTATGAAGTACAACAACTGGTCATGGCGCTTACCTTCGTTGCTTCAAGCTGTTGTTCCATTAATCCAACTAGTATTAGTTTATTTCTGTCCAGAATCTCCTAGATGGCTAATTGCACACGggaaagaagacgaagcttttgaaattttgacTAAATACCATGCTGGTGGTGACAGAAACAGTGAATTAGTTAAATTCGAAATGGCTGAAATTAGTGCTGCAATCTCCAGAGAAAAGATCGGCAAAAAGGTTTCTTGGTTGACATGGTTTTCATCAAAAGCAAATATGCATAGATTATTTATCACGCTTGCATTGCCATcgattcttcaattgtgtGGTTCCTCGCTTATTGCTTATTATTTCTCAATTGTTCTTCAGGATATTGGTATTACCGAGCCAAGTGACAAGTTAAAGATTAATATTGGTTTAACACTTTTTGGTGGTGTTTGTGCACTTGTTTTTGCTATTTATTCTGCTAAGTGGAGACGGAAAGTTGTAATGCAAGTTTCTCTTGGTGGAATGTGCATAATATTCATTATTTGGATAGTGTTGGCAGACATAAACGAAAAAACacaattcaagaataagGCATTGGGTCGGGGAATTATTGCACTCCTCTATTTCGATATGGGATTTTATCATGCTTTCTCTCCAATTGGAAACACATATGTTATGGAAATTGTCCCTTATACTTTGAGAGGAAAAGCTTCTATATTGTATTCCTTGGCAAGTCAAGTTTGGatttttttcaacaactaCGTGAACAATCTTGGAATGGATTCCATTGGATGGAAATACTATATTGTTTACTGTATTTTATTGTTCACGCATATGGTCGTGATTCAATTCACCTTCCCAGAAACTAGAGGATTGGGATTGGAAGAGGTTGCAAAGATCTTCGGAGAAGATATTTCTGACTTGATGTTCAAAGCTCAACAAGCTATTGTTGAACCAGAATCACCAACAAAGAGGAAGGCTGAAGTGGAGCACATTGAAGATACTAAATCTAAGACATCGGAAACATAA